Proteins from one Pseudomonas sp. KBS0710 genomic window:
- a CDS encoding helix-turn-helix transcriptional regulator produces the protein MEEAPCISQIASLLAEPKRTAMLWSLMDGSEKTSEELATLAGLSAASANAHLARLTGSGLLRSDAKRGKRVFRVAAADVCAAVDALACTALNCAARSTPQVSLPVSLVPPPLRRARLCQGHLGGELAAGLYQRMLDAGWIDRYEQRTDVTVTGAQQFATLGIFTQALSAPLACDCFDWSQQQPHLGGALGAGLLQLFLQCGWINAVNESRALLVTDQGLTEINRLATA, from the coding sequence ATGGAAGAAGCACCTTGCATCAGTCAGATCGCCAGCTTGCTCGCTGAGCCAAAACGCACCGCCATGCTCTGGTCCTTGATGGACGGCTCAGAGAAAACCTCAGAAGAGTTGGCCACGCTGGCCGGGCTATCCGCAGCCTCGGCCAATGCGCATCTGGCGCGCCTTACCGGCAGCGGTTTGCTGCGCAGCGATGCCAAGCGTGGCAAGCGCGTGTTTCGTGTGGCGGCGGCCGATGTCTGTGCGGCTGTCGACGCGTTGGCCTGTACCGCCTTGAACTGCGCCGCACGCAGTACGCCGCAGGTTTCATTGCCGGTGTCATTGGTGCCGCCGCCGTTGCGGCGCGCGCGTTTATGCCAGGGGCACCTGGGCGGTGAACTGGCGGCGGGGCTTTATCAGCGCATGCTGGACGCCGGCTGGATCGACCGCTACGAACAGCGTACCGACGTGACCGTCACTGGCGCGCAGCAGTTCGCGACCCTGGGCATTTTTACCCAGGCACTGTCTGCGCCGTTGGCCTGCGACTGTTTTGACTGGAGCCAGCAGCAGCCGCACCTGGGTGGTGCGTTGGGCGCCGGGTTGTTGCAGTTGTTTTTGCAGTGCGGCTGGATCAACGCGGTCAACGAGTCGCGTGCCTTGCTGGTAACGGACCAGGGGCTTACGGAAATCAACCGTCTGGCCACGGCGTAG
- a CDS encoding LysR family transcriptional regulator, translating into MLRFDDLQLFVRAADLGSLSAAARIMDLSPAVASAALKRIEQQLGTRLLARSTRSLRLTAEGEGFLEYARAALSSLDEGRRLLASGQDHVSGVLQLSAPSDFGRNQLLPWLDEFQLEYPQLNIRLLLGDRIADLFRQPVDIALRYGEPEDSSLVALPIAPDNIRVLCAAPSYLARHGEPRHLEQLAQHNCLLYMLGSRVHDHWGFYDGKREVGLTVSGDRFSDDADVVRRWAVAGVGIAYKSWLDVSTDVLAGRLRLVLPELRGERTPLNLLCAHRAQLSKPINLLREMLVSRCAALTAQRPGLLSSGQ; encoded by the coding sequence ATGCTGCGTTTTGATGATTTGCAGTTGTTTGTGCGGGCGGCGGACCTCGGCAGTTTGTCGGCCGCCGCGCGCATCATGGACCTCTCGCCTGCCGTGGCGAGCGCGGCGCTCAAGCGTATCGAACAGCAATTGGGCACGCGTTTGCTGGCGCGTTCCACCCGCAGTTTGCGCCTGACCGCTGAAGGCGAGGGCTTTTTGGAATATGCCCGCGCCGCACTGAGTTCGCTGGACGAAGGGCGGCGCTTGTTGGCCAGCGGCCAGGACCATGTCAGCGGCGTGCTGCAACTGTCAGCGCCGTCGGATTTCGGGCGCAACCAACTGTTGCCGTGGCTCGATGAGTTTCAGCTGGAATACCCGCAATTGAACATCCGCCTGCTGCTCGGCGACCGCATCGCCGACCTGTTCCGCCAGCCGGTGGATATCGCCCTGCGCTACGGCGAGCCTGAAGATTCCAGCCTGGTCGCGCTGCCCATCGCCCCGGACAATATTCGCGTGCTGTGCGCCGCGCCCAGTTACCTGGCGCGGCATGGCGAGCCCCGGCATCTTGAGCAGTTGGCGCAACACAATTGCCTGTTGTACATGCTGGGCAGCCGGGTCCACGACCACTGGGGGTTTTACGACGGCAAGCGCGAGGTCGGCCTGACGGTCAGCGGTGATCGCTTCAGTGACGACGCCGACGTGGTGCGCCGCTGGGCGGTGGCGGGTGTCGGCATTGCCTACAAGTCCTGGCTGGACGTGAGCACCGATGTGCTGGCGGGGCGTTTGCGCCTGGTGTTGCCGGAGCTGCGCGGCGAGCGCACGCCGCTCAACCTGCTGTGCGCCCACCGTGCGCAGTTGAGTAAACCGATCAATTTGCTGCGGGAAATGCTCGTGTCCCGTTGTGCGGCGTTGACCGCGCAAAGACCGGGGCTATTGAGCTCTGGGCAATAG